CACATCGAGAAAGGATCGTAAAGGCGATTCTGTTGTAAGTGCGATTGGCAATCTGGGTACAGAAGAGCGATTGATACGGGATGGAAAAAATGCTGCAGCCAAAACCGCATACGATGGGGGGCACTTGGTCGGTTATCAGATTGTACGAGGAATCGAAGCGAACCAAGCGTGGAATATAGCCCCGCAGGATGTGAAAAACAACGAGCATTCCTATAACAATACGATTGAAAAAATGCTACGTGGAGCGGCAAGATATACGGAGTATACATACTCTGTTGAGGTGAAATACGATCAATGGAACTTTCGTGTGGATCAAGAACAATTGGTTAAGCTAGGTGCTTTGAAGCAAGTCGATTCAACGAAGCCATGGGAAATTCAGCTACCAGTCAGGATTCCGTTTAAATGGGATGCTAAGGCGGAAATGAGCAAGAAAGATGAAGAGAATTGGAAATTTGCCAGTCCAACAGAGGGAGAGTCTTCTTTCGAACAGTTTTCTCAAACAATGGATGAAGGGAATTTGGATTTTACGAGAAAAAGCCACACAGCAAGATTTAATCTCGCATTTTCCGATAAGGACGGAAATGAGGAGCTCTATGACATTGATTCCAACAACTTCGAGGCGACGAAAGTGAAAGGGATTCGCTATTCTATGCATCAATCATTACCTACAGACTTTTTGAAAAATCAAAAACCGGTAGAATGGAAGGGAGACGAAGCGAATGCAGTAGCTCATTTTGGTGAGGTGAAAAAGGGGCAAGCTTCGTCCACCAATGTTTTGGAAATCATACCAGCCAAACTGAAACGAAACAAAATTCTTATCGATGAGATTGAAGAAATTGGTGATGTAGAAAAGCCAGAAAAAATGAGATTAATTCCAGAAGGCATTTCCCTGTTAGACGAACGAGACGAGAAAAAATGTCTATTTATTTATCAATTAAATAAAAACAAAATTCGAAATGAATACGAGATACTTAAGGAAATAGAGGCGGATTATTACCCATTTTTTGATGTACAACAAGAAGAAGAGGAAAGCTTTGAGAAAGAAAAAGAGGACTTCGATACCATAGCAAGTGAGTTCGCCATGTTGGTGGAAGAATTAGACAATAAGAAAGAGGATGAGATAGAGAGTGCTCAACAAAAAATGGCCCAGTATAACAAAATACTAGAGGCACAGACCTTAACTCTAACATGGATAAAAAACCATCGAATCGGAAGGGATTTATACAAGGACACAGTAAATGAGCTCTATCCTCTATATAAAGAGAAAATATTTCGTAGCTTACAAGTAGTGCATTCGATAACTGGGTATGATTTTGGCATGGAATATTATCATAATGACAAAAAAACAGACAGTAAAAACAAAACGAACAGAAATGGGAAAAGAACATTGGAGGCAAGGGAAGATAAGCGCAAAAAAAGAAAAGCTGATAAGGAACAACAAGAAGAAATGAAAAAGATGACCGAAGAAGCGAGAGGCAAGTATTTGCGAAAATCAGTAGAAGATTATTTAAATAAGAAGTAAGGGGGAGAAAAAGAATGGGTATGTGTGGCAATTACATGATAGCAAATGACGAGATGATCGATTCATGGATTGCAGGGACGATCGATTTATATGAGGTAGAGCTGAAAGAAGAGGATATGCTGGATATAGATAAAACGTGGCAAGCCATTCCCTATACTTTATGCGGAGAATTAATGGATGGAGAGCCTCCATTTTGCTATGTGGTACCTTTATTAACGGACCAAGCAGTTGAATTCGGAGAGTTTGGCGCATTCTATTTACATAGTGAACAGG
The window above is part of the Brevibacillus brevis NBRC 100599 genome. Proteins encoded here:
- a CDS encoding YfbM family protein — encoded protein: MGMCGNYMIANDEMIDSWIAGTIDLYEVELKEEDMLDIDKTWQAIPYTLCGELMDGEPPFCYVVPLLTDQAVEFGEFGAFYLHSEQVKAAYEAIANMSESALKEKYHFPTLVENDVYPLHEGDEAEGFFAYMFHHFQSIQAFFKRAAEKEKGLIFYIS